The genomic region TTATGTTTGAAAAACGTTTATGTAGATGGATCGAAAAGCTTTCTCTTGTGTGTGCCTAATAGTATGTCAAAACTTATTTTAGCTCAACAGAGTATATTCATTATTGGAGATGTGTGATGGTAATTTTGACAGTTTTCTATGTTACTGATCTGGAAGGGAACAAAGTAGAAGATGAAAAACGTTTGGATCACATTCAGAAggtaatatttatattttgttcaACCATTTGACTCGTAAGGAGATTCCATCCCAAATGTCCTGTGTTTGCCTTGTGATGGTCTTGAATCGGTCTCAGGTTCTTGGCTCTGGTACTAGCCTTACCAACTCAACAAAGTCTGATGGGTGgccggtaatcgagttaataggAAGTGATAGACCTGGACTAATTACAGACATGTGCACTGTTTTATTAGAATTAAGGTGTAAATGTTGTGAATGCCAGCATATGGGCTCACAACACAAGGGCTGCATTTATAATTCTATTAACCGATGAAGAATCAGGGGCAGCTATTACCGACCCCACCACCAGACTCAGTAATATAAAAGAAAGGCTTTGCAATGTGCTTACAGTAACTAGTAGCGATGATAAAAGAGCCAATATTGTGATCACTAATGGTGTTATCCACACTGAACGCCGGATGCATCAGATGATGTTTGCAGATAGTGACTACGGGAGAGGTAGCAGTTATTTAGACAAATCACAAATGACTGATGTGAATGTTGAAAATTGATATGACAAAGATTGTTCAGTGGTAACCATTCAATGCCCGGATACGCCTAGACTGCTGTTTGACATCATTTGCACTTTAACAGACATGGGTTACGTTGTTCGTCATGGGCATGCAAAGGCTGAAAGTACAGAAGCTTTCCAGGTTTGTTAACTTTTCATGGGTTTTTCACTTTTTACGTTATTTATCTGTATTATGATGGCTGTTCTAGAAAAATATGTTATAATGTGCGTTCATAATGTGTTCTTATGTTTAAAGATGGTTCAGTTGTGATGTCAGACATGGAGAGGCAAAGATTGATACAATGTATTAAAGCAGCCATTGAAAGAAGAGTATCCGAGGTAAGACATCATCTTGAAGAACCTAGGTCCCAGTAATGAAATacaaataaaaagaaataaatatatatgtgtgCGTACATTCACTATATCTGAAGATTGAACAATACGCTTAGGATGAGTAGGTGTACATGTGTCGCATGGTTAGCACACTATTGGTTCCGAAATGAAGGcccttgagagagagagagagagagagagagagagagagatgtgtgTGTGTATTGGTAATACATATCCGAATAATGATTTTGCATCTACTAATGGCTGTAACCGAGACTAATTGTTACATGTTTATGTAGGGTCCAAAGATCGAGGTATGCACAACGTACAGAATCGGGCTTTTAGCTGACATCACTCGTATTTTTTGTGAGAATAACCTTAGGGTAACAAGAGCTCAGCTGAGGTGGAAACACAAGGTGACAACACTGTAAATACATTCCATGTTCGTGATGCCTCGGGGTATCCGATAGACTCCAAGATTGTTCATTCTATTAGAAAAGAAATAGAACAGACAATTCTTAAAGTGGAAGACAGCCCTAAATAATATCCCTGCTCATACCTCAAAATTTAGACTTGAATGAAACCTACTCATGTTTACATTACAGTCTCGTTTTCTGTTTACTTTTTCTTCCTTGCAATTTTGAAGTGAGAAGCCATATATGCAACTTTACTTAAGAAACATCTGTGGTTTGGAAAAGACAGTTTTAGGTGTAATGAATTTATTACTTTTACCATTTTATAAGTTTCAACTATTTTAGACATCCATAATAGTGATATAGTTTATTTATTGTTTCGTTTTTCAAGTATGCATTAATTAGAGGTGGCAAAATGATAAGGTTAGGTCGGGTCAAACTGGGTTTGGCATGAGATGAGTAGTTTTGAAAAAAGGTCGAACGGGCCTGGGTCGATTTTGTCAGGTCAGTTTTCTTAAAAAGTTGAAAACTCATTTTGGCCTCACTTCCTCTCCCCCGGAAACCTCTGTCCTTATTTTGGTGGTTGTTGCAGCAACATATAATTGGTGGGTGCTCTTGATGGCATGTTTACCCTACAATGGAAACATTCAACAACCCATTAAGTCACCTACCTGGACCCAATTTGACCCGCTCTAGTCAAGATTTTGCTACCGCCTTGACTCGTTCTTGTAAAGGTTTGTGAATATTATTGACTGATGTGTAAAAACCAAGATGTACATGAGATTATATAGACAAATTACACAAAGGAAATAAGCAAAAATAAAGGCTAATCCTACGGGTCTAGCTAAAGTAAAGGATGACCACTATTACAAATATACATTCTAAATATAAGTGAGGCTGAATTTATGCAGTGAAGATTGTGATTCTGTAATATTCTTTATACGCCCCCGCAAGACGGAGGATCCGTCGGATACTCCGATCTTGGAACGATTGCGAAGGAAAGGGGCACGTTATAAAGGTTTGGTGAGCATGTCCGCAAGTTGATCTTGTGAGCTGATGTGTAGGACTCGTAATTTACTAGCTGATACTTGTTCCCGGACAAAATGATAGTCGAGTACAATATGCTTCATTCGCGAGTGGTAAACCGGATTGGCACAAAGGTATGTTGCGCCTGGATTGTCACAAAATAATGTCGCCGTGTGAGTCATAGGAATGCCCAGTTCATGTAATAAATTTTTGGTCCATATGAGTTCAGCAGAGGCATTTGCTAAGGCCTTGTACTCGGCCTCTGTAGATGAACGCGAAACCGATTTTTGACGAGTGGACTTCCATGAAATAATGTGTGTACCAAGATAAAGTATATATGCAATGGTTGACCGATCGGCGtcatttaccccccccccccccccccaatctgAATCTGAAAAGGCCGAGAGAGTGAGAGAGGAATTACGATTTAGAAAGAGGCCATGATGAATTGTGCATTTAAGGTACCGAAGAACTCGTTTAAGAGCTTGCCAATGGTTTTGACGTGGATTGTGCATGAATTGTGACAACTTGTTAATGGCATATGAAATGTCTGGACGAGTAAACGCTAGGTATTAAAGAGACCCAACGAGTTTTCGGTAAGGAGTGACATCTACCGAAGGAGAGGAGTCACTAGAAGATAAGGGTTCGGTGGCGCTAAGAGGTGTTATGACATCCTTTGCGCCATCCATCTGAAACTATTGTAGAATATCATGAATGTAACGATGTTGTGACAAAAAGAGACCCGTTGGCGTAGGGATAACTTCAACTCCTAGGAAATGATGAAGCATACCGAGATCTTTGATGGAGAATTTTTCACTTAATGCTTTGATAAAGCGATCAAGAAAGTGTAAATCATTTCCCGTAAGGATGATATCGTCTACATAACCATGAAATAACAAGTGACATTTAATTGTTGGTAGACGAAAAGAGAAGCACCAGCTAATTTGTGAAACCCAAAGCGAAGAAGAATATTTGTTAGCTCAATGTACCAAGCTCGTGGAGCTTGTTTTAAACCATATAATGCCTTTTTGAGTTTGCAAATACGATTAGGAAATTGTGGATTTTCGTAGCCTAGTGGTTGAGTCAAAAACACGTCTTCATGTAGGGTTCCATGAAGAAAGGCATTGTTAAAGTCAAGTTGACGTAACGACCAATTTTTCGAGAGAGCAACTGAGAGAACGGTGTGAATTGTGATGGGTTTTGTGACGGGACTGAATGTATCAAAGTAGTATTTCCCAAAGCCCTTTGCCACAAGATGGGCTTTATATTTATCTATCGAGCCATCGGGATTACGGTTGATTCTAAAGACCCATTTACAACCAATTGGTGTATGGGAGTTGGCAGGTACAAGCTAAGGATAAAACGACTGCTAGATGAACGATGTAAAAGAACAtgaagatttatacgaggaaaagccCTTGATCACTAGTAGATTGCCGGCATAAAAACCTCGGATAGTGAAAACTATCTCTATCAACTATATTGCACAAtaaaaatgattacaacttcaGATGTTGATCAATTGTGGTACAATTGAATGCTAAGTGTGTTGTGAGAGCTCTGATATGCAATGTatgcgagagagagagagagagagagagagagagagtgtgtgtgtgtaatcGTAATTTTAATTGTATAAACTAACACTTGATCAACCCCTTTTGAATAAGCCTAACAACTAGGTCCGAAGTTCTTGGAAGACCACGTTCAAGCCCCCATGACTATTTGTGGAAGTAGCACGTGCAGCGTCTTGAACGAATTATGCCAGAGATACCAGCTGAGACTCAGTCAACTCCGTTATTAACCTGCACATGATCATTAGAAAACATCGAGAACAATTGTTAGAAATTATAAGTAAtgataaggatccttgatcctttgAGTCCCTGCATCATCCGCTAAGGATAACTGATCCACGCAACACTTCAGGATATATGGATATATGATCCACAGTTATTAAAACCTATGTCCTAACAATATACATAATAAAGTTCTATATCATTTGTTTACAAGTATAAACCATACGGAAAATATACAAGCATAAAATCATAACCAATTAACATAGAATCCTATACTTTGTGTTTATTAATTATATACAAGCATAAAATCATAACCAATTAgcatgatatttttgctaaagtattatttgactctggtgcaaaccaaagttttataaatacttcgttttgcaaacttctaaatcaatcattaactaaactaccacaagaatgtctagtagagacagcaaatggagaaaccgttaggatttctgaaatcttgcagggagcaagaatagaaatttttaatcaaaaatttattgcaaacctttacccaatgaatctagccggatttgatatcgtgttaggaatggattggttaatagccaataaagccaatattttatgtgatcaaaagtcaattcaagtaaattcaccaagaggtgaaaagatcataattaaaggagataaaccatctaaatccacaaaattcatctctgtgatgaaaactgcaagttatataagaaaatgatctatagtgtatttgatttttataatcactaacactaaaggaaaagaactaaaagacattccagtagtgtcccagttttcagaagtatttccagaagaattgccaggactaccgccagacagagaagttgaattcagaatccacctacTACCGGGAAcgacaccgattgccaaagcaccttactgtttagcacccgccgaaatgcaggaactgaagaaacagttagacgaattgttggagaaaggatttatacagccaagctcatcgccatggggagcacc from Helianthus annuus cultivar XRQ/B chromosome 10, HanXRQr2.0-SUNRISE, whole genome shotgun sequence harbors:
- the LOC110885015 gene encoding ACT domain-containing protein ACR4, with protein sequence MSDDKDDEYEKMCKRANPLSVDVDNVSCENATVIQVIDSNPNTNRQEVLLEAVQILTDNDFIFTRVTFASDGLWSMNVFYVTDLEGNKVEDEKRLDHIQKVLGSGTSLTNSTKSDGWPVIELIGSDRPGLITDMCTVLLELRCKCCECQHMGSQHKGCIYNSINR